The window CGAACAGCGCGGCGGCCCGCGGATGGGTCGTGGCGATGTGCGGGCGGCGATCCTTGCGCTGCTGCTCGAGCAGCCCATGCACGGCTACCAGTTGATTCAGGAGATCGATGAGCGCTCCGGCGGCTCGTGGAAGCCGAGCCCGGGCTCGGTGTACCCGACCCTGCAGCTGCTCGCCGATGAGGGACTCGTCGATGTCACCGAGGCAGACGGCAAGAAGACCTACGCGCTGACCGACGCCGGACGCGAACAGGCCGAAGCCGCCGAGGGCCCGGCCCCCTGGGAGGGCCCGGCCTCCCGCGGCATCGGCCCGAATGCGGCCCTGCCCAAGGCCGGGGCCAAGCTCGCCCAGGTCGCCATGCAGGTGATGCGCGATGGCACGCCCGCGCAGATCGAGCAGGCGGTGAGCACGCTCGACGACGCGCGGCGCAAGCTCTACGCGATCCTCGCGCAGGACTGAGCGGATGCCGCACGACGATCCGTCGGCGACACGGCGGCCGGCGGCCGGCTCGCAGCCGCCGGGACGCGGCTCGACCCCGACGCCGGCGACCCGTGCCCGCTATCGGCGGATCATGCGCTTCGCCCTGCGCTACATGGTGCAGGAGTGGTGGTTCGCCCTCGTCTTGCCGCGGATCGGCCTGGGTGCGCTGGCCCGCCGCGGGCGTCCCGCGCGGTTCGCCCGCATCGCCGAGCGGTTCCATGCTCTGGCGGTCGACCTCGGCGGTCTCATGATCAAGGTCGGCCAGTTCCTCTCCTCTCGCCTGGACGTGCTGCCGCCCGAGATCACGAAGGAGCTCGAGTCGTTGCAAGACGAGGTGCCGCCCGTGCCGGTTGCACAGATCCGCGCGCTGGCCGAGTCCGAGCTCGGTGTGCCCCTCGACCGTGCGTATGCGTTCTTCGATCCCGAACCGGTGGCTGCGGCATCCCTCGGTCAAGTGCATCGAGCGCGCTTGTCGAATGACGACGCCGCTCAGACCGGATTCGCCGACGTCGTCGTCAAGGTGCAGCGGCCCGGCATCGACGCGATCATCGACGTCGATCTGAAGGCGCTGCGCCGCATCGCACGGTGGCTGGCCCGCATCGGATTCATCGCGCAGCGCGTGGATCTGCCCGCGCTCGTCGAGGAGTTCGCCGCGACGAGTCGCGAAGAGGTCGACTATCTGCACGAGGCGGCCAGCGCCGAGCGCTTCCGCGATGCTTTCGCGCACGACGCCGGCGTGGAGGCGCCGGTGCCAGCCTGGGAGCGCACCACCCGACGCGTGCTGACGCTGTCGGATGTCACCGCGATCAAGATCAACGACATCGCGGCGCTGCGCGCGGCGGGCATCGACCCGAAGGCGGTGGCCGATGCGCTTGCCAAGGCGATGTTCGATCAGCTTTTTCGAGACGGCCTCTTCCATGCCGATCCGCACCCCGGCAACATCTTCGTGACGCCGCGGCCGGGCACGCCGCAGGGGTGGGCGCTGACCTTCGTCGACTTCGGGATGATGGGCGAGATCCCCGACACGCTGCGGCGCGGGCTGCAGCAGCTGCTCATCGCCGTCGCCGCGCGCGACGGCAAGGGCCTGGTCGCCGCGATCAGCGGTATGGGCGTGCTGCTGCCCTCGGCGGATGAAGCCCAGCTCGAGCGCGCGATGAGTGAGCTTTTCGCGAGGTTCGGCGGTCTGGCGATCTCTGATCTGCAGAGCGTCGACCCGCACGAATTCGAAGACTTCGCGCGCCGCTTCGGCGATGTGATGCGCGAGATGCCGTTTCAGCTGCCCGAGAACTTCCTGCTCGTGATCCGCGCGGCCTCGGTCACCTCGGGTGTGTGCAGCGCGCTGGATCCGCATTTCAACATGTGGCAGGCGGTCGAGCCGTATGCCCAGCAGCTCGTGCGCGATCAGGGCAAGAATGTGGTGCGCGACCTCACGCAGCAGGCGGTTCGAATTGCCCGCGTGACGGCGGGGCTGCCTCAGCGGCTCGACAATCTGGTGAGCCTGCTCGAGAACGGGCGCCTGAATGCGCAGACGCCGACGATCGACCGACGGATGAACCGGCTCGAGCGGGCCGCGCGCCGGGTCGTGTCAGCGGTGCTGTTCGCCGGACTGCTGATCGGCGGCATTCTGCTGCATCCCTCTGATGCTGTCTTCGGCGTGGTGCTCATGGGTGTCTCCGTGCTGCCACTGCTGCACGCGCTGTTCGCCGGCGCCGGTCGGCGCTGAGCGCGGGCGTTCAGCTCGCAGGACGACCCGCGCCCAAAGCCCCGACACGCCGGGCGACACGCCCGGGATCGCCATTCCATCCTGCGAGCCGAACACCGGACGCAGCAGCGCGGGCGGATGCCGCGGGGCGGATGCAGCGGCGCGGGGCGGGATGCCGCAGCACGGGCGGGATGCCGCGGCCCGGGCCGAATACCACGGCGCGGGCCGGATGCCCCAGCGCGAGCGGCGCCTGGCACGGACGGCGCCCGGCACCGACAGCGGCCCCCAAGCGTTCAGCCCGCAGGACGACCCGCGCCAGCGGCCCCGACACACCGGGCGACACGCCCGGGATCGCCATTCCATCCTGCGACACGAACACCGGGCGCCACGGCGGGCGAATGCCGCAGCGCGGGCGGCGCCCGGCGGCTGGCATCGGCACCGGCATCGGCACCGGCATCGGCATCGGCATCGACATCGGGCGTTCAGCTCGCAGGACGACCCGCGCCAAAAGCCCCGACACGCCGAGCGACACGCCCGGGATCGCCATTCCATCCTGCGAGACGAACCGGACGCCCCGGCGCGGGCGGGATGCCGTGGCACGGCCGTCGGATGCCGCAGCGCGAGCCGGACGCCGCGGCGCGCGGCGCCGGGCGCCCGCCACCGAATCGCCCCTGTACGCCGGGGCCGAGTCGTCTTACCGTGGAATCGAGGTGATCAACATGCGCGCACACATCGGCGATCGCATCCGCGTCCACGGCAGGACCGTCGACACGGCCGATCGCTCCGGCGATGTCATCGAGGTTCGCGAGCACGACGGCGAGCAGCTGCTCACGGTCCGCTATGACGACGGGCATGAGGCCGTGCTGTCTCCGGGTTCGGACTGCGAGATCGTCGCGGGCCAGGCCTGACTCAGGCCTCGTCGGCGCCGGAGAGGTCTTCGACGCCGACCGGCTGCGTGCCCACGAAGTTCACGCCGATGCCGTAGCCGGCACCCATCGCGAGATCGCATTCGGCGAAGCGCAGCATCCAGGTGCCGTCCTCCCAGACGACCGCCTCGGGCACGTCGAACACTTCCGGTCTCAGACCCGCGCGCTCCGCCGCATCCAGTCCCCACGACGGATCGGCGAGCGCGGTCACGAGATACGCGGATGCCGCTTCCGCGAGCGCCGCGAAATCGGCGATGACGCCCGCCGCGGTCTCGATCGCTTCGTTCGTGGCGGGTCCCGCCGGTTCGACGAGGATGCTGACCGTGCCGCCGCCGGGAAGATCCGCGGCCCAGCACGCGAAATCATCGGTGACCGCGGTGCTGTGCAGCAGGGTGCCGTGCACGTCGATGGGTCCGGTGAGGTCCATGCCGAAAGTCAAGCAGACACCGGCGGCGCATGGGTAGCCCCCGGTTCGGCGCCGCGGCGCGCGAGTTCGGCGGCCGCACGCTCCGGCCCGCCGTGCTCGAGCCCGGCCAGCGCAGAGCGCCCCGACCACACGAGACGGCCGCGACGGCGCACGGTGACCTCGAGCGATCCGGCGAGGTGCTCGAGCGCTCCCGCCGTGTTGCGCTCTTGCGAGGGCAGCGGCACGGGCAGGATGTGGGATGCCGCGCGCGGCGCCGTGGCGTCGACCTCGATCGTCCATCCATACCCGCGGCCGCGCAGCATCCAGCTCTCATCGGTCACCTCGGCGTGCACCGGGCTGACACCGGGATTGCCCAGCCGCACGACGCGTCCCCCTGGAAGGCGGACGACCAGGTCGGTCACCTCGGTGCGGAAGGGGCCCGCGTGCACCTGCCCGCCGGCAAAGGCCACGCACGCGTCGGGTTCGGCGAAGCCCTGCGCCTGCCCCCACCACCACGCGTCGGGAAAGCCCTCGCGCCCCCAGTTCTTCTCGGCATAGATCTGCGCACCGCGCAGCTGCCACGTCTGGCCGCCGAGCGTCGCGGTGCCGTCGGCGCGGCCGCCCAGCAGCCACGGGTGCCAGTACTGGTTGAGCGCCGGCACCGTCTGAAAGATGCTCGACCCGCCGAACGCGCGGTGCGGCCAGAGCACGGGATCGGTGATCTCGACATCCAGTCGGGCATCGGGGCCGAGATCGACGTGCAGGCCGCTGTCGTCGCCGGCGAAGGCGCCGCCGGCGCGTGCTCCGATCCGGCGGGGGTCGGCCGTGGCTTCGGGATGGGCGGCCACCTGCAGGAACCCGCCCGGGTGCGCGGCGACCCCGAGCGTGGCCCACGATCCGCGCGGGCCGCGGTTGACGCCGTTCAGGGCGATGAGGACTCGTCCGGAAGCGGCATCCGTGACCCGCCAGAAGTACCCCTCCATCGCCACGCCCGGGTGCGCGGGCAGCGGGCTCTGGAAGGGCAGATCCGCCCCCGTCGAGCGGTACCACGCGCCCAGGCCCACGGTTCAGCCCGTCGCCGCGAGCGATTGGCCCGGCTGCACAGTCGGGATGCCGCCGCTGACGATCCCGCACGCGTGGCTCATGAGGGCGAGGTTATCGCGTGCGCGGGATACAGTGCACGCGGGCCCAGACGAGTCAGTAGTGATCGCGGCACTTCAGGACGATGATCCGCTTGTCGTCGACGTAGTACACAAGCCGGTTCTTTCCGTCGATACGCCGTGACCATGCGCCGACAAGGACATGTCTCAACGGCTCCGGCTTGCCAAGTCCGGTGAAGGGGTCGCGAAGAACATCGGCGATCAGGGCGTTGATCCGCTTTAGCGTCTTCCGATCTTCCCTCTGCCAGGCGACATAGTCCGCCCATCCGTGAGGATCGAAGGTGAGTTCACGCATCACGGCTCAATGAGGTCGTGATGCTCGTACTCACCCCGCCGTGCGCGCTCGGTCGCTTCGAGCAGCCGCTTCGCATCGACGGGATTGCTCAACAGATACGCGGTCTCGGCGATGGAATCGTACTCGTCCTTCGACATGAGCACCGCATTGCCGTGCTTCGACACGATCTCGACCACATCGCAGTCATCGTTGACCTGCTGGATGAGGCTGAACAGGCGTTTGCGGGCGTCCGTCACCGTGATTGCAGCCATGTGCGCCTCCTCGCAAGTGGTACTTAAAAGCGTACCAGTTGTGGGCGCGGCCGCGGCGCTCACCGACCCACCCAGGCAGGGAGGCGCGACGACATAATCATCGACAAGCCGTAAGCGAGCAGATGCTCGGGCTCGATCTGCGCAGCCTCGTCGATGTACAGCAACGCCAGCGGCCGCTGCCCCCGCGCCCACATCAGCCACGCCAGAGTACACAGCAGCGAGGGCCGATACGGCTCGGGCACGAGCGCGGCGGTGCGGCGCAGAAGGGCGATTCCGCAACCGACCCGATCAGCAAGCGGCTTGCGTCGCACCTCGCCGTGCAGCATCCGCACTATCGTGTCACGTGGGATCTGCCCGGCTGCGTGCTGCGCCCAGACGTAGTCGTCGACGGTCATTTCACGCCGGCCAGCGCGATCGACGAGGCGCGCGGTCTTGAGCAGTGCTTCCTCTGCGACGTGGCGGCCGAACGCTATCTGCACGGCCATCGTCTCGGGGATGCTCGGCATCGCGGCCATGAACGCGACCCGGGCGGCGAGCGCCGGCGTGATCGGCTCGTCGTCGTCGAGCAGCGACTCGGTGAGCGCGACCATGAGAGCCATCGCCTCGCCGTGTGGCGGGGCATCGGCTTGGCCGGTGAGCAGCTGTTCGAGCGAAGCGGCGGCGTCGGCGCGGTCGGCCTCACTCGCGTCGGCGAGGTGGATGCGGGGCTCATCGGTCAGCGGGTACGGCATCGGGATCTCGGTCATGCAGCCATGGTTGTGCCTTCGCTCGCCGCCATGGGGCCATCCCGCACATCTGTGGATAAGTCGCTGCCTGTGGAGGAACCGATGAGGGGTGCTTACAACCCCTCGATGTCGTAGAGCCGCTCGATGCCGGCCGTCGCCCGGCCCCAGGCCGAGGCGGCGACGCGCTGCTGATGCGAACGGAAAGCTGCGGCATCCGCGAATCTCTCCTCGACCGACCACACGAGCGGGTCATCCGTGGCAAGCACCTCGAATTCCAGACATCCGGGTTCTTCGCGTGTCAGCTTCAGATGCGCAGGCAGACGCGAGGCGACCACGGCCGCCTCGTCGGTGTCACGACAGCGCAGGGTTCCATGCAGGTGGATGCTGCTCACACAGCGATCTTCGCACCCACGAGACGCGGTGGCCCGCGCCGCGTCTCGTCACACACGGGCGCGTCGGGCGCGCACCGCGAACCCGCCGGTCCACGGCACCTGCTCGCGCACCGCGAGCACCATCTGCAGGAAGCCGAGCGCCTCGAGCTCACGCGCGCGCTTCAGCGCCCCGGCGTCGGCAACGGCCACGCCGCCCGCCGACACGATCTCGGTCAGCTGAGCCTTCGCTGCGTCGTCATCGCCGGCGACCACGATGGTCGTAGGCACACCGCCCACCTCGCCCGTGGCGAGTGTCGCGGCGAAGTTGGTGTTGAACGCCTTGACGACCTTCGCGCCCGGCAGAGCCGCCTGCAGTTCGGCGGCGGCCGACGAGTCGGCAGGTACGGTCAGGCCGTCGAACGTGGCGAAGTCCACCGGGTTCGTGACATCCACCACGACCTTGCCGTCCAGCAGCGACCCGTACGTGGTGATCACATCGGCGAGCGCCGCATACGGCAGCGCGAGCACGACGACATCGCCCGAGAGCGCTTCACCGAACGTGGCCGCCGTGCCGCCGACCTGCTCGGCCAGCTGCTGTGCCTTGGCGATATCGCGCGCGACGATCTGCACGCCGGCTCCCCCCTTGGCCGCGATGCCGGCGATCGCCGAGCCCATGTTCCCTGTTCCGATGACCGAGATGCTTGCCATTGTCCGTCACCTTCAAATCAGTTGTAGATGCAACTACCTAGGGAAACGAAGTTGCACGTACATCTATTCCCGCGGCATAGACTCGGGAGCCATGGCGTACCAGGTGCCCCGCATGGACGACCTCGAGTCCCGAGCATGGTTGTCGCTCGTGTGGACCACCGAGCTGCTGCCGGCCGCGCTCGACGCGCAGCTGCAGGCCGAGGCGGGAATGACGCACTTCGAGTTCATCGTGCTCAGCACCCTGCGGCAGACGAAGGGCTCGTCGTTGCGCACGAAAGACCTCGCCGCCGCCGTCAACGCGACCATGCCCCGGCTCTCGCGCGTCGTCGGCAAGCTCGCCGACCGGGGCCTCGTCGAGCGGGTCGGCGGGAATGCCGACGGACGGGTCGTGCACGTGCACCTGACCACCGCCGGCAGGCGCGCGCTCGTGCGCGCCCTGCCCGGGCACCTCGCCCTCGTTCGCGAACTGGTGATCGACCGTCTCGAGCCCGCGCAGCTGCGCGCTATCGCCAGCGCACTCGAGCCGATCGTCGAGCGGCTCGACCCGCACAAACGCACGGGATTCGCCGCCGCGCAGCGCGCGGCCGACGACTGAGAAGACACATCACAGAGGAGAAACATGGCAGACGACTGGACCCAGCGCATCATCGACGAGTTCCGCGCGAACGACGGGACCGTGACATCCGCCCCCTTCGGCCGCTCGCTCGTGCTGCTGCATCACACGGGTGCGAAGAGCGGAACCGCGCGCGTCACGCCGGTGATGGGTATTCGCGTCGACGACGACACCTGGCTCATCGCCGCGTCGAAAGCGGGCGCGCCCGACAACCCCGGCTGGTACCACAACCTGCTCGCGCACCCCGATGTGACGATCGAGGCACCCGGTGAGGGCGAGGTGGCTGTACACGCGACGCAGCTGAAGGATGCCGCGCGCGACGAGGCATGGGCACGGTTCACCACGCGCAGCCCGGGGTTCACCGCGTACCAGCAGAAGACGACGCGCATCATCCCGGTGCTCGCGCTGCGGCGACGGGACTGATCGCCGTCAGCGACCGAGCAACTCGTCGGCCTCCACAGCCGGCAGTGCGAGCGTCACCTGCGTGCCCCACGGGTCGGCGACGACGATCGATCGGCCGTCGTCGGCGAACGGCAGTCGGCGATGCTTCAGGCGCGCGGCGAGCGCATCGAGGTCGTCACGAGCGGGAACCGTGATTGCGACATCCCCCAGCCCCAGGCTCGCGGCGCGAGGGCCCGCGCCGGCGCTGTTCCAGGTGTTCATGGCGATGTGGTGGTGGTAGCCGCCTGCCGACGCGAACAGCGCGCCCGGGTAGCTGCCGACGGTCGCCTGGAATCCGAGCGCATCGACATAGAAGGCGCGCGCGGACGGAATGTCACCGACCTGCAGGTGCACGTGCCCGACCGTGCCGGGCGCCTCGCCGACGCCGGCGAACGCGGGCTCGGTCAGGTGCTCGTTGAGGTAGGCGTTCGGGTCAAGGTACAGCGTCGACATGCGCACCTCGCCGTTCGCGTCGTACTGCCATTGCGAGCGGTCGCGGTCGGTGTACAGCTCGACGCCGTTGCCCTCTGGATCGGTGAAGTAGAAGGCCTCGCTGACCAGGTGGTCGCTCGATCCGGTGAAGCGGCTGCGCTCATCCTGCGCGGCACGCAGCACCGTGGCGGCCAGCGTGGCCGCGTCGTCGAAGAGGAACGCGGTGTGGAACAGCCCTGCCTGCCGCGGGTCGACGCCGGGCAGATCAGGGGTCGCGATCAGCCGCACCATCGGCACCTGACCGCGGCCGAGCACGCGGTGCACTTCACGTCCGCGCGTGCGCTCCTCGATGGGCGCGAGCGCGAGCGCGTTCGCGTAGTACGACG is drawn from Microbacterium protaetiae and contains these coding sequences:
- a CDS encoding VOC family protein → MIETREVTTADGILNPFTGMDAVTLRVGDLELMSSYYANALALAPIEERTRGREVHRVLGRGQVPMVRLIATPDLPGVDPRQAGLFHTAFLFDDAATLAATVLRAAQDERSRFTGSSDHLVSEAFYFTDPEGNGVELYTDRDRSQWQYDANGEVRMSTLYLDPNAYLNEHLTEPAFAGVGEAPGTVGHVHLQVGDIPSARAFYVDALGFQATVGSYPGALFASAGGYHHHIAMNTWNSAGAGPRAASLGLGDVAITVPARDDLDALAARLKHRRLPFADDGRSIVVADPWGTQVTLALPAVEADELLGR
- a CDS encoding MarR family winged helix-turn-helix transcriptional regulator, which produces MAYQVPRMDDLESRAWLSLVWTTELLPAALDAQLQAEAGMTHFEFIVLSTLRQTKGSSLRTKDLAAAVNATMPRLSRVVGKLADRGLVERVGGNADGRVVHVHLTTAGRRALVRALPGHLALVRELVIDRLEPAQLRAIASALEPIVERLDPHKRTGFAAAQRAADD
- a CDS encoding PadR family transcriptional regulator — encoded protein: MNGSPMGGRPGDPRHDFGGGPGPFGFGLWDAVGNLRDVFEQRGGPRMGRGDVRAAILALLLEQPMHGYQLIQEIDERSGGSWKPSPGSVYPTLQLLADEGLVDVTEADGKKTYALTDAGREQAEAAEGPAPWEGPASRGIGPNAALPKAGAKLAQVAMQVMRDGTPAQIEQAVSTLDDARRKLYAILAQD
- a CDS encoding nitroreductase/quinone reductase family protein, with translation MADDWTQRIIDEFRANDGTVTSAPFGRSLVLLHHTGAKSGTARVTPVMGIRVDDDTWLIAASKAGAPDNPGWYHNLLAHPDVTIEAPGEGEVAVHATQLKDAARDEAWARFTTRSPGFTAYQQKTTRIIPVLALRRRD
- a CDS encoding DUF4192 family protein, whose product is MTEIPMPYPLTDEPRIHLADASEADRADAAASLEQLLTGQADAPPHGEAMALMVALTESLLDDDEPITPALAARVAFMAAMPSIPETMAVQIAFGRHVAEEALLKTARLVDRAGRREMTVDDYVWAQHAAGQIPRDTIVRMLHGEVRRKPLADRVGCGIALLRRTAALVPEPYRPSLLCTLAWLMWARGQRPLALLYIDEAAQIEPEHLLAYGLSMIMSSRLPAWVGR
- a CDS encoding DUF1918 domain-containing protein, whose product is MRAHIGDRIRVHGRTVDTADRSGDVIEVREHDGEQLLTVRYDDGHEAVLSPGSDCEIVAGQA
- a CDS encoding putative quinol monooxygenase encodes the protein MSSIHLHGTLRCRDTDEAAVVASRLPAHLKLTREEPGCLEFEVLATDDPLVWSVEERFADAAAFRSHQQRVAASAWGRATAGIERLYDIEGL
- a CDS encoding NADPH-dependent F420 reductase, whose product is MASISVIGTGNMGSAIAGIAAKGGAGVQIVARDIAKAQQLAEQVGGTAATFGEALSGDVVVLALPYAALADVITTYGSLLDGKVVVDVTNPVDFATFDGLTVPADSSAAAELQAALPGAKVVKAFNTNFAATLATGEVGGVPTTIVVAGDDDAAKAQLTEIVSAGGVAVADAGALKRARELEALGFLQMVLAVREQVPWTGGFAVRARRARV
- a CDS encoding ABC1 kinase family protein, giving the protein MPHDDPSATRRPAAGSQPPGRGSTPTPATRARYRRIMRFALRYMVQEWWFALVLPRIGLGALARRGRPARFARIAERFHALAVDLGGLMIKVGQFLSSRLDVLPPEITKELESLQDEVPPVPVAQIRALAESELGVPLDRAYAFFDPEPVAAASLGQVHRARLSNDDAAQTGFADVVVKVQRPGIDAIIDVDLKALRRIARWLARIGFIAQRVDLPALVEEFAATSREEVDYLHEAASAERFRDAFAHDAGVEAPVPAWERTTRRVLTLSDVTAIKINDIAALRAAGIDPKAVADALAKAMFDQLFRDGLFHADPHPGNIFVTPRPGTPQGWALTFVDFGMMGEIPDTLRRGLQQLLIAVAARDGKGLVAAISGMGVLLPSADEAQLERAMSELFARFGGLAISDLQSVDPHEFEDFARRFGDVMREMPFQLPENFLLVIRAASVTSGVCSALDPHFNMWQAVEPYAQQLVRDQGKNVVRDLTQQAVRIARVTAGLPQRLDNLVSLLENGRLNAQTPTIDRRMNRLERAARRVVSAVLFAGLLIGGILLHPSDAVFGVVLMGVSVLPLLHALFAGAGRR
- a CDS encoding Txe/YoeB family addiction module toxin; the encoded protein is MRELTFDPHGWADYVAWQREDRKTLKRINALIADVLRDPFTGLGKPEPLRHVLVGAWSRRIDGKNRLVYYVDDKRIIVLKCRDHY
- a CDS encoding tocopherol cyclase family protein produces the protein MGLGAWYRSTGADLPFQSPLPAHPGVAMEGYFWRVTDAASGRVLIALNGVNRGPRGSWATLGVAAHPGGFLQVAAHPEATADPRRIGARAGGAFAGDDSGLHVDLGPDARLDVEITDPVLWPHRAFGGSSIFQTVPALNQYWHPWLLGGRADGTATLGGQTWQLRGAQIYAEKNWGREGFPDAWWWGQAQGFAEPDACVAFAGGQVHAGPFRTEVTDLVVRLPGGRVVRLGNPGVSPVHAEVTDESWMLRGRGYGWTIEVDATAPRAASHILPVPLPSQERNTAGALEHLAGSLEVTVRRRGRLVWSGRSALAGLEHGGPERAAAELARRGAEPGATHAPPVSA
- a CDS encoding type II toxin-antitoxin system Phd/YefM family antitoxin translates to MAAITVTDARKRLFSLIQQVNDDCDVVEIVSKHGNAVLMSKDEYDSIAETAYLLSNPVDAKRLLEATERARRGEYEHHDLIEP